DNA sequence from the Juglans microcarpa x Juglans regia isolate MS1-56 chromosome 5S, Jm3101_v1.0, whole genome shotgun sequence genome:
tacgataggatcatttttcttttacaatagATCTATGTGAAGATTGTATATTTAAAACTCGCACAAATTATTACTAAATGTGTATAggttttttgaaattattagaacCGATCCGgaacaaaaattataacttGGAGATACACGTACAACttttgttacaatttttttatataattatattttatattaaagatAATTCTATAAAAAGATGttatttagatataaattatcttataaaaatatttctcatttaaaaaaataagattgaatAAAAGCTAGCATACGTATCATTTTTCCTCGGAAGTAATATGTATACTCCTTAATTTCTCTCTCGCAATGGAGCATATGTTGGATTCTGGAGTGGTTTTAATTAAAGGGGAGATTATTGTGCAACTGGAGTTTCTTCactttgtttagaaatttgcaGGCCCTCCATATCCAATAAACCACAACGATAGGAAAACAGAGCTACTCTGTAACAGAAATTCCAAGACGATTCTTCAAGAGTATCCTTTTTAAGCCCTGGATAGAAATTAGAATAGTTACTCGGCtcaacatatcatgcacatgtaAAAGTGCAGCTCTcggttttctgatttttgttAGCTGTATCAATTGGCAAAACCATCTACAATTTGCTGACAAAGCATTTCCGACAGTCTTTGATCCAGAATCCATGCATGGGTCGGGaacaaataaacttttttttttttttttttttaactaaggGTGTCTGGACCAGTTTATGCGCACCTCGACTAATCCCACGGGGCTCTAAAGTTAACGACCAGGTAAACCTCTAGTGACCCTAAGGAGACTCAAATTGATGACCAGTAATAACAAACTCAAGTCCGGACCAGCTAAGTTATCCTTTAGGATTGAATAAACCTAACACTACAAATTAACTCTAGAAAGGAATTTTGTTTGGAATAAAAACTAAGGGCTAGttttattctataaaattaaaatatctcatcttatctcatataatcattataatttttttaaacttccacacaaaatataataaacaattcaacttttttagattctaaaataagaataatattataataatattttatttaacttttaacaaaacatttcatctgaactgcgtaactaAATCAGccctaaaaatagaaaaagtaatcCAACCGAGTTGGGAAATATGAAttcttattttacaataatgaCGACTTTCACCTAACGGGCAACTAGAACAAGTCTACAACAATGCACCATGATGCTTGTCTGATGTTGGGTTTTCTTTCAAAGCAAAGATTGTAAAAGGAATTGTTCATTGGGAAACAATATCAAACATTGGCGGTTCCTTTAAGAAACGACAGGCAACTTATCTTTTGCTTTGTATCTCTCACGACAAACAATCAGTCATCAGAGGAACCAAATGCAAAAAGTCATGCCCAAAGAAGAGAAATACTgctctttatttgttttcaattctgctttttttttttttttacaacaaagaATTTGCCACTAACCTTTCAACAGCACACGCCTCCTTTGTAAATCCTTCAAAACAGACATCACCTCGACAAAAAATCTTCTCTtacaacattatatataaatatataaataaatatgtatatgaGGAAAGAATATTTGGTGTGTGACTATAATCGCAGCAGCTTATATTACAATGTTTCTTAAGTGCACAATTGCTTACCAAACTTTACCAAAACCATttttcgttaaaaaaaaaaaaaaaaaaaaaaaaaaaactttaccaAAACCATGCCCAATTTGTGAAATTCTTTCTAATCATCACTTAGCTCATCTTCAATGCCGGAAACGCTCAACCTCGCAGAGGCCTGCTTAGCCCATTTGACAATTTTTTCGGCCTCCCGGCTaatcttctcttcctctttcaTTGCCTTCTTTAGCATCTTTAGCTGCTGTTTTGTCGAAAAACTGCTCGAAGCAGATAAGTACTCATCGTTCTTGCCCCATTGGAGATCGATACCTGTACCATGATTTTCCTTACTATTATTGTGAGTAGCCTTCTTTGGAGAACACCAGAAGCAACCAATTTTCTTAGGCGGAGAAGGTGAGTCCCTCAACGAAAACGAATTAGAAGAACCCACAGGAGAAGAAAACAACCCTGGTTGCGGTTTTAATTTCGTGCGCCTTTTCTCATCTGGGCCCTGCTTGGAAGTCGAAGAAATCAAATTTTCCAGCGACGAATCGGAAGAATTGGAAGGAGATGAAATCGACCCACGTTTCGTATTTGTCGCCGAACCCCTTTTCCCATTTGGGTTCTCTTTGGAAGGTGAGAAAGCCTCATTTTCCTTCGAAAAATCAGAGGACCCACGAGACAAAGAGTCGTACCCGGATGGTGATATTGGCCTTGAACCTAATTTCTCATCTCGGCCCCGTTTGGAATGGGAGAAAACTGCAGCATCCTCCTGTTTACCATTACCAGACAGTCCGTCCGCCTTAGCCGAGTTGTCatggttgttgttgttgttgatgaaGTCGATCTTCGTGTACGGAGGAGGGGTTGAGTGTTTTGGTCTGGAGTCAGTGAGCGGGAAGGACTTGAGTTTGCGGAAACGAGACTCGAGATCAGTGGGGAGGAGGGAAGAGTCGGAGAAAGAAGCGCAGTTGATGGCAGAGACTTGCTCGAGAACGCAGAGATCTTGAGCTTGGGAGATGAGCTCTTCGACAGCCGATTCATCGGTGTCCGATAGGTAGGAGAAATCGGCCATTCGAAAGGGCAGATAGTTTAGGAGGAAGCTCTCACAGACTCACACACCTAGTGGAATGAAGTGCGGATTGGGGAAGTGAAGAAGTTGCGCGGATGTACGTCTAACGGCTAAATTGGAATTATTATTCTACGCTCACGCTCACGCTCACGCTCTCAGGCTTGAAGTTTCAACGGGTTGGGACCCACACTCTCTCGCTTTCTGGTTCTCAGCCCACTGTCATTTTCAAGACGGAACAGTATTCACACTTTTGATGGCGAATCAAAGGAGCAGCCGGGAATCAATtctatatcctttttttttaaaataatttcttccaGATTTCTCAACAATCAAACAAAGATCcagtagaattataaaattctCACAAATACTAtgcaaataaaaagataaaaaattaatattcatatcGTGTTTTGCGGGGCCTGAGTAACTTTTTACTCTCGATATACAAGCGCAATCCTGCACAATCAAAACGGAGAGGAGACATTGAGATCCGTTAATCTTCTAAAGCTTAAGTCAGTATCTAGAGGGAAAAGGTTCAGAAGAGAAGCAAGAATCATGAAGAAAGAGACAGTACTTTTTCATTACCTTATTTGTCGTTGGGTTGACTGTTATTTATAGTTATCGTTTAGGATCCTCCATGGCGAGGCATCGTGTTgcgtaggggtgtaaattcaaatcgaaaaaccggtccggaccagattggttttaccggttttgaattAGCCCGGTTCGGGActggttcttagaatgtgaaaaccggccggttccggttttatgatttttcggaccggactggaccggttgataaaaaatatatataaaaaataatatttgtattattgtatatataagttttatacaaaatattatatatatatattaatatatataagttttatatattatgtataattataaatttttatgtgaaattttcatatataatatatataattatatatattcatatatgaaataatttcttattataatttataaattattacataaaatgttaatactaaatcactaaaagtttataattaatactaatagtctaatatagactaatgactatagttatacttataattaatactaaaagtttttactaaaagtttataactaatactaatattaaatatatagtttataactaatactaatatataacttataactataccaatagtttaatat
Encoded proteins:
- the LOC121267567 gene encoding probable myosin light chain kinase DDB_G0279831, which encodes MADFSYLSDTDESAVEELISQAQDLCVLEQVSAINCASFSDSSLLPTDLESRFRKLKSFPLTDSRPKHSTPPPYTKIDFINNNNNHDNSAKADGLSGNGKQEDAAVFSHSKRGRDEKLGSRPISPSGYDSLSRGSSDFSKENEAFSPSKENPNGKRGSATNTKRGSISSPSNSSDSSLENLISSTSKQGPDEKRRTKLKPQPGLFSSPVGSSNSFSLRDSPSPPKKIGCFWCSPKKATHNNSKENHGTGIDLQWGKNDEYLSASSSFSTKQQLKMLKKAMKEEEKISREAEKIVKWAKQASARLSVSGIEDELSDD